One stretch of Bacillus sp. SM2101 DNA includes these proteins:
- a CDS encoding IS110 family transposase — IDAYHLCELYYKEDLEAYQRKSIQTLNLRNLSRQHDSLTGTYVQTKLQFHTILDQVFPEYKGVFGNLFSKVSLNTLLTFTTPNDIKGMNVSEIADKIHQLCRNRTESWAMKKAEDLKAAARRNPYRQTLYDSHLVSLKMYINLLLEYQKHLSQLEAEIDVTAKEFEEYDIIRSIPGIGGKIAATIISEIGEIERFNNPKKLVAFAGIDPSVHESGQFKARINRITKRGSSRLRQILYTAVQCGLINARNPRLKEFYDRKREEGKPHKVAVIACANKLIHWIYALLKRKEKFTI, encoded by the coding sequence ATCGATGCCTACCATCTCTGTGAGTTATATTACAAGGAAGACCTAGAAGCATATCAAAGGAAAAGTATTCAAACATTGAATCTACGTAATCTTAGTAGACAACATGATTCCCTCACGGGAACCTACGTACAGACCAAATTGCAATTTCATACGATCTTAGATCAGGTTTTCCCTGAATATAAAGGAGTATTTGGAAACTTATTTTCAAAGGTTTCTTTAAATACCCTGCTTACTTTTACTACACCTAACGACATAAAAGGAATGAATGTAAGTGAAATTGCAGATAAAATCCATCAATTATGTAGAAATCGGACTGAATCATGGGCAATGAAAAAGGCTGAGGATTTGAAGGCTGCAGCAAGAAGGAACCCATATAGACAAACGTTATATGACAGTCATCTGGTTAGTTTAAAAATGTATATTAACCTTCTTTTAGAATATCAAAAACACCTATCTCAGTTAGAAGCAGAGATAGATGTCACAGCTAAAGAATTTGAAGAATATGATATTATTCGCTCAATTCCTGGAATAGGAGGTAAGATTGCAGCCACAATCATCTCCGAAATTGGGGAAATTGAACGATTTAATAACCCTAAGAAACTTGTAGCCTTTGCCGGAATTGACCCTAGTGTCCATGAGTCTGGCCAATTTAAAGCAAGAATTAATCGTATTACGAAAAGAGGGTCTAGTAGACTCAGACAGATTTTATATACAGCTGTACAATGTGGTTTAATAAACGCTCGTAATCCTAGACTAAAAGAATTCTATGATAGAAAACGCGAAGAAGGAAAACCACATAAAGTTGCGGTCATTGCTTGTGCTAATAAGCTCATACACTGGATTTATGCCTTACTAAAA